In Halobacterium noricense, the genomic stretch CGCTGCGTCCGCGCCGCGGTGGACGTTGTGCTTCCAGCCGTCGGGCGCGGCGCGCCGGACGGCACCGACGACCTCGCCGTCGAGGACCATCACGCGGTAGTCCGCGGCGTCGGGCAGGAACTCCTGAATCAGGTAGGACTTGTCGCCGGTTGCGCGGTAGTCGTGGACCAGTTCGAGGTAGTCGGTCACGCCCGACAGCGAGTCCGCGTCGTGGACTTTCGTGACGCCGACGCCGCGCGTCGTCGAATTCGGCTTCACGACGACGGGCGCGTCGAAGGACTCGAACGCCGCCGGAACCTCGTCCTCGTCGGCGGGATTCGAGACGTAGACCGTTTCGGGAACGGGGACGCCGGCGTCTGAGAGAATTGCGAGCGCGCCGGCCTTGTTCCGGGAGCGCAGCACGGCCGCGCGGTCGTTCACCCACGGCACGTCGAGGAACGCGTCCACGACGCCGCCCTCCATCAGCCGCCCCGGGAACACGAACCCCGCGTCGAACCGTTTCGGGTCGAACGGCGGGTCAGCGAGGTGGGTGACGTGCTCGCGGACGGAGACGTGTTCGGCGCGAATCCCGCGGTCCGCGAGCGGGTCGCGCATCCGCTCGAACGTCTCCGTGTCGTTGGCGACCGCCAGCCCGAGCATACGCTGGCGTCGTCGCTGTGGGACTAAAAGACGCCGGTCGGAGCCGAGAAGCCGACAGGAGCGCCGTCGCTACGTAACGGGAAAGTCGGAGAGAAGCGGCCGGATTACCGGACGAGCAGCTCTTCACCGCGCTCGACGTTGATCTTGCACGGCGGCGTGATCTTGTTGTACGCGCGGCGGAACGCCTCCTTGACTTCTTCGGCCTGGTCGACGTCGCAGTACGCCGTCATCAGCTTGTCGCCGGGGGAGATGCGGGCCGCGGTGCCGACCGGGACGCCGAACGCCTGGCGCATCCCGTCGGAGACACGGTCCGCACCCGCGCCGGTCGCCTGCTTGTTCTCCCGGATGATCTGGTGGGGGAACTTGCGGAGCTGCATCTTGTAGTTGCCCTCGCCGAGTTCCTTGATGAGGTGGCGGTTCGCGGAGAGGCGCGCGGCCTCGAGCGAGCCGTGGCGGAGCTGGCACTCCTCCTCGGGGGCGAGGCTAATCTGGACGGGGTAGTCGTCCCCGTCCGCCTGCAGGTCGCCCATCTGGTGCTGTGCAATCTTCGAGCCCGGAATTCCCGTGACGTAGTCGCGACGGGTGTACGACGGCTTGTCGATTTTCCGGTACATGGAGGCCGGGTTGTCCGACATGGTTACTACTGGATGCTCACGGCCAGCGCGCGAATAAAGGCTTCGAACCCGCTCCGTCGGCGTGGCCGGCCGTTCCGCCGCTGACGCCCCGAGGCGGGCGACCCGAACCGCCGCCCACTCCCGGATACCGGCGGACGAGGGCGGGAATCAGGCCGCTTTAGCCCCAGCATCCACAACTCCGCCCATGACCTTCCACGAGTTCGAGGCCCTCCGCGACGCGCTCGCGGCCGCTGACTTCGACCGACCGCCGGCCTTTGTGGCAAACGCCCACGTTACGGGCGTCTCCGTCGCTCGCGCGCTCGACGCCCACGACGTGCCCGTCGTCGCCCTCGACCGCTCGGGGGACGGCGCTGCGCCCCCCTCCAACGCCGTCGACTACGCGGGCCGCGTCACGTACCCGCTGGACGACGAGGCCGGCTTCCGCGCGG encodes the following:
- a CDS encoding ATP-grasp domain-containing protein, translated to MLGLAVANDTETFERMRDPLADRGIRAEHVSVREHVTHLADPPFDPKRFDAGFVFPGRLMEGGVVDAFLDVPWVNDRAAVLRSRNKAGALAILSDAGVPVPETVYVSNPADEDEVPAAFESFDAPVVVKPNSTTRGVGVTKVHDADSLSGVTDYLELVHDYRATGDKSYLIQEFLPDAADYRVMVLDGEVVGAVRRAAPDGWKHNVHRGADAAGVALPDELRELAVDAAEALDVTFLGVDLLVTENRAVVNETNARPTIDDEEKYEEGFYDRLAALIERAAER
- a CDS encoding 50S ribosomal protein L16; protein product: MSDNPASMYRKIDKPSYTRRDYVTGIPGSKIAQHQMGDLQADGDDYPVQISLAPEEECQLRHGSLEAARLSANRHLIKELGEGNYKMQLRKFPHQIIRENKQATGAGADRVSDGMRQAFGVPVGTAARISPGDKLMTAYCDVDQAEEVKEAFRRAYNKITPPCKINVERGEELLVR